In the Aquimarina spinulae genome, TCAGGAAGCAGAATTGGCGTATGAGAAGAATGAAGTTCCGGTAGGAGCGGTTATTGTAATTGAAGATCGAATTATAGCCAGAGCTCATAACCTTACAGAATTATTAAATGATGTTACGGCTCACGCCGAAATGCAGGCAATAACAGCAGCAGCAAATTTTTTAGGAGGCAAATATCTTAAAGAATGTACATTATATGTAACCCTAGAGCCTTGCCAGATGTGTGCTGGAGCTTTATATTGGAGTCAGATTAAAAAAATAGTTTATGGTGCAGTTGATGAACGAAGAGGGTGTGCTGCAATGGGAACAAAACTTCACCCAAAGACTGAAATTATAGGCGGTATTTTAGAAGAAGAATGTAGAGAATTGATGACTCGGTTTTTTATTGAAAAACGAAACCTTAACTAAATTAAATTTTTACATTAAGGATCAATTAAGAAATAAAAAAAACACTACGATCAGTAGTGCTTTTGAAACTTAGGAGTGTGCGTTCTATCCGTGAATGATACGCACATTAGCTGCAGTAAGCCCTTTTCTTCCTTCTTCTTCATTATACTCTACTTTGTCACCTTCATTTAATGCTTCGCCATCAATTCCTGAAGCATGAACAAAAATGTCTTTTCCTGTTTCGTCGTTGGTAATAAATCCGTAACCTTTTGATTCGTTAAAAAATTTTACTGTTCCTTCCATTGTAATAAGATAATAAGTATTTAAATAATAAAGGTAGTTTTAAATTTTTTATGAATTGTTATCAAAGTATGAATATTTTGAAAATTTATCGGTTGTTATTTTCTGTATTTGCCTCATACTCCCTCATTTTCTTTAGGTTTTCCTCGGTAAGCATGTAGTCTTTAACTTTTTTATTTTTCCATCTGTGATAGATAAAAATAGGCATTAAAATGAAAGAAGAAGCTAATATACCAATCCCAACTAATTTATCACCGGTACTATGATCTCCCGAGTTTTTGAAGTAATATCCAACACATATCAGGATGATAATAGCTATAAAAAGTATTCTAATAATATATTTCATGAGTATAAATGTTTTTATGGTATTGCAAAAATAAATTCATTAAAAATTAAGACCCTCTTGCAATAGTAACGTTAGTTTTTAATAGTGTTATGATGTATAGAAGACGGATTGAGGGTTTATCGTGTAAAATTAATCAACTTTCTACGATATGCAGTAAGAAGTTTTGATTTTGAAATAAAGCCAAAATACTTACCATTTTTAATCACAGGTAAATTCCAGGCTCCGGTATCCTGAAATTTTTTCATTACTGTTTTTGCATTGTCATGCTCATAAATTATTGCAACCGAGGTTTGAATCATCAAGGTATCAACTGTTATTTTGTGATATAAGGTAATATCAAACATAATATCTCTAATATCATCTAATGAAACCATTCCTATGAGATGATCAGATTCGTTAGTAACAGGAAATAGATTTCTGTTTGATTTTGCTACAGCTTCACTTAGAAGTTGTTTTAGGGTGTAATTTGGTTTTACGGGAATAAAATTAGTTTCTATACAGTCTTCGAGATTCATTAGAGTCAAAACGGTTTGATCCTTATCATGGGTCAATAAATGACCTTGTTTTGCAAGTTCTCGGGTGTAAATATTATGTTCTATTTTATTTTTTGAAATTATAAATGATATTGAAGTAGTAATCATTAAAGGAACAAATAACTCATAACTAGAGGTGATTTCTGCAATAAGAAATATAGAGGTAAGAGGAGCATGTAATACCCCGGCAATAAGCCCAGCCATTCCTAGTAATGTAAAATTGGCTTCAGAAACATGAAACCCCATTCCTAGATTATTAATTACTTTAGATACTACATTGCCCAATGCACTACCCATCACCATTGTTGGGATGAATATTCCTCCAGAACCTCCTGCAGCAAAAGTAGCGGTCATGGCAACCGCCTTAAAAATGGTAATACCTGTTAATAAAGCTATGACAATCCATATGTTACTAGTCATAGCGTCAAAAGGAGTTTTGCCAATAGCAGTTAGATGATCACCGTGTAATAAACCATTTATAAAGCCAAGACCTTCACCATAGAGTGGGGGGATAAAATATAACATGATTCCGATAGCAAGCCCACCAATTAATAACCTATGAATCTTTTTAGAAAACCGATCAAAAAAATGTAATATTCCAAAATACATCTTAGTAAAGTATATAGAAGCAAATGCGGTTCCGATTCCTAAAATAATGTAAAAGGGAGTGTCGTAGATATCAAATTTTTCTAAAACATTAAATCTAAATAAGACTTCGTCGCCTAAAAAAAAATAGGAGGTAATTATTGATGATACCGAAGCAAAAAGTAATGGTAGTAGAGACGTTAATGTGAGATCTAAACTAAATACTTCTACTGCAAAAACTAACCCTGCCAGAGGAGATTTAAATACAGCAGAAATAGCACCAGCAGATGCACAACCGATAAGTAATACTCTGGTTTTTCGATTAACATGAAATAAAGTACTAAAACTAGAACTTAATGCTGATCCAGAACTAATTGCCGGGCCCAAAAGTCCTACCGAACCACCAAAACCCACTGTGATTGGTGCTAAAATGAGAGGTAAATACCCATGAATAGGTCGTATAACCCCATTTTTTTTGGAAAGCGAATGTAAAATAAGTGGGATAGCTGATTTTACGTCTCTTTTAAATATATATTTTGTGAATATATAAACAATTAGTAGACCTATTATTGGGATAATAAAATAAAAAGAAGCTTGCCACGAAATGATATCACTTTCTAAAACAACCTGAATTAGATGGGTAATATTTTTTAGTAATAAAGAAACAAGACCTGCTGTAAACCCGACAAGAATGCTAAGAATAAGAATAAAGGTCTTATCAGAAATATGGCGATATCTCCATTTCAGTACCTTATAAAGTAGCGTCTTTTTCTTTTGGGGAGACATATGTACTTGACTTAACTAGTTTAAAGGTAATAAAAATCCCGCTCGTGGCGGGATTTTATATTATAAATCAAGTTTTATATTTAATTCCTTGAGCTGTTCGCTATCAATATTAGATGGTGCATCAATCATAATATCTCGCCCACTATTATTTTTCGGAAAAGCAATAAAATCTCGAATTGTTTCCTGACCTCCAAGAATAGCGACTAATCTATCAAACCCAAAAGCAATGCCACCATGAGGAGGAGCTCCATATTGGAAAGCATCCATTAAAAATCCGAACTGAGCCTTTGCTTCTTCTGGAGTGAATCCTAAATGATCAAACATTAATGCTTGCGTTGCTGCATCATGAATACGAATAGAACCACCTCCAATTTCATTTCCATTTAAAACAAGATCATATGCATTAGCACGAACATCTCCTGGTCTGGTATCCAATAAAGCAATATCTTCTGGTTTTGGAGAGGTAAAAGGGTGGTGCATAGCATGATAACGTTCTGTTTCCTCATCCCATTCTAATAATGGAAAATCAACTACCCATAAAGGAGCAAATTCTTCTGGGTTTCTTAATCCTAGTCGTTCGGCAAGTTCCATTCTAAGAGCGCTT is a window encoding:
- a CDS encoding nucleoside deaminase — protein: MLDPLDDSYFMKKALQEAELAYEKNEVPVGAVIVIEDRIIARAHNLTELLNDVTAHAEMQAITAAANFLGGKYLKECTLYVTLEPCQMCAGALYWSQIKKIVYGAVDERRGCAAMGTKLHPKTEIIGGILEEECRELMTRFFIEKRNLN
- a CDS encoding cold-shock protein produces the protein MEGTVKFFNESKGYGFITNDETGKDIFVHASGIDGEALNEGDKVEYNEEEGRKGLTAANVRIIHG
- a CDS encoding chloride channel protein yields the protein MSPQKKKTLLYKVLKWRYRHISDKTFILILSILVGFTAGLVSLLLKNITHLIQVVLESDIISWQASFYFIIPIIGLLIVYIFTKYIFKRDVKSAIPLILHSLSKKNGVIRPIHGYLPLILAPITVGFGGSVGLLGPAISSGSALSSSFSTLFHVNRKTRVLLIGCASAGAISAVFKSPLAGLVFAVEVFSLDLTLTSLLPLLFASVSSIITSYFFLGDEVLFRFNVLEKFDIYDTPFYIILGIGTAFASIYFTKMYFGILHFFDRFSKKIHRLLIGGLAIGIMLYFIPPLYGEGLGFINGLLHGDHLTAIGKTPFDAMTSNIWIVIALLTGITIFKAVAMTATFAAGGSGGIFIPTMVMGSALGNVVSKVINNLGMGFHVSEANFTLLGMAGLIAGVLHAPLTSIFLIAEITSSYELFVPLMITTSISFIISKNKIEHNIYTRELAKQGHLLTHDKDQTVLTLMNLEDCIETNFIPVKPNYTLKQLLSEAVAKSNRNLFPVTNESDHLIGMVSLDDIRDIMFDITLYHKITVDTLMIQTSVAIIYEHDNAKTVMKKFQDTGAWNLPVIKNGKYFGFISKSKLLTAYRRKLINFTR